Proteins co-encoded in one Desulfitobacterium hafniense DCB-2 genomic window:
- a CDS encoding metal-dependent hydrolase: MGVLNIDPITHGLIGAALANLSGHPIQLNDPIFIGCTLGAMVPDLDIVTHLKGRLNYLLKHRGASHSFLALGGMALGLGTLVHYTFPTSSWLVVVFWTLIGTLSHGIADLLNSYGAQLLWPFYKKKFTVNMAMVTEPVIFVLFFSSFIVSFTRPEFGLYSSLTTFAVALIYLFIREMDRYKTRQRLEETFVVPRGQVKVLPAMYRPFSWAFLLYEKDTVSFGVMKKKHAKILKVLPQWDSEDPLINNALEGELADIFNRFTPYFHVVRTDSPETKVQFVDLRYWDKEDFLYTGEVCICPDGKITEERFYTFGSRNSQGIVLEY; the protein is encoded by the coding sequence TTGGGGGTGTTAAACATCGATCCAATTACTCATGGCTTAATCGGTGCTGCGTTGGCTAATCTTTCGGGGCACCCGATCCAACTCAATGATCCAATTTTCATAGGTTGCACATTGGGAGCAATGGTTCCTGATTTGGATATCGTCACCCATCTCAAAGGCAGACTTAATTATTTATTGAAACACCGGGGAGCCAGCCACTCATTCCTGGCTTTGGGAGGAATGGCATTAGGTTTAGGCACGCTTGTTCATTATACTTTTCCCACCAGTTCCTGGTTAGTTGTTGTATTTTGGACGTTGATAGGAACTCTGTCTCATGGAATTGCTGATTTATTGAATTCTTATGGTGCTCAGCTTTTATGGCCTTTTTATAAGAAGAAGTTCACGGTGAATATGGCCATGGTAACTGAACCGGTGATTTTTGTCTTGTTCTTTTCTTCCTTTATTGTTTCATTCACGCGGCCGGAATTTGGATTGTATTCAAGCTTAACAACCTTTGCTGTTGCACTCATCTATCTTTTTATAAGGGAAATGGATCGTTATAAGACTCGGCAACGACTTGAGGAAACTTTTGTTGTACCCCGTGGCCAGGTAAAAGTCCTGCCTGCCATGTATCGCCCTTTTAGCTGGGCATTCTTACTCTACGAGAAGGATACGGTAAGCTTTGGTGTTATGAAGAAGAAGCATGCCAAAATCCTTAAAGTGTTGCCCCAATGGGATTCGGAAGATCCACTAATTAATAATGCTTTGGAAGGCGAATTAGCGGATATTTTTAACCGGTTTACACCCTATTTTCATGTGGTCCGTACAGATAGCCCGGAAACCAAGGTACAGTTTGTTGACCTTAGATATTGGGATAAAGAAGATTTTCTCTATACCGGGGAAGTTTGCATTTGCCCGGATGGTAAGATTACTGAGGAGAGATTTTATACTTTTGGAAGCAGGAACTCGCAAGGTATAGTATTGGAGTATTGA
- a CDS encoding PHP domain-containing protein has translation MAPTAIDLHIHTIESDGSLSVAGVIQEAAERGVRVLALTDHETTNGVPEAMELGQKHNLNIIPGVELITAFKGKEVHLLGYFSYAAMMHSDLQSRLKELRQQRTYLAFEMVKRLQKDGFTLKWAEVEKIANPEGAVSKGHIMRALHEHENGTIQWPVIAKLFQPYGIAYLPFLEHPFEEAVDLIYTCGGVPVLAHPGLLRDDRMVGELLSYLPMGLEVYYGYWEQREALIQNYKTIAQDKAILTTGGSDFHGLFGPVKLGEIEVPEQCSRELQTFLKLDF, from the coding sequence GTGGCTCCAACGGCTATCGATTTACACATTCATACAATAGAGTCGGACGGTTCTCTTTCAGTGGCTGGAGTTATCCAGGAGGCTGCCGAACGGGGGGTTCGTGTTTTGGCTTTGACCGATCATGAGACCACCAACGGCGTCCCGGAAGCCATGGAATTAGGCCAAAAGCATAATTTGAATATTATCCCCGGCGTTGAGCTGATCACAGCTTTCAAAGGTAAGGAAGTCCATTTGCTCGGTTATTTTTCTTATGCGGCGATGATGCATTCAGATCTCCAATCACGGCTAAAGGAACTTCGGCAGCAGCGAACCTATTTGGCTTTTGAAATGGTCAAAAGGTTACAGAAGGATGGATTCACCCTGAAATGGGCGGAGGTGGAGAAAATTGCTAATCCTGAAGGAGCGGTAAGCAAAGGCCATATTATGCGGGCTCTTCATGAACATGAGAACGGCACTATCCAGTGGCCTGTGATAGCGAAACTTTTCCAGCCTTACGGTATTGCCTACTTGCCATTTTTGGAACATCCTTTTGAAGAAGCTGTTGATTTGATCTACACATGCGGTGGTGTCCCTGTGTTGGCCCATCCCGGGTTGTTACGGGACGATCGTATGGTGGGTGAGCTTTTATCCTATCTCCCCATGGGTTTGGAGGTCTATTATGGTTATTGGGAGCAACGGGAAGCCTTGATTCAAAACTATAAAACTATAGCTCAGGATAAAGCTATCCTGACGACCGGTGGCAGCGATTTTCATGGTTTATTCGGACCGGTTAAACTGGGAGAGATTGAGGTTCCGGAACAATGCAGTCGTGAACTGCAGACTTTTCTTAAGCTTGATTTTTAG
- a CDS encoding DMT family transporter, with protein sequence MKGLFVLVALCGGMVMGIQTPINGALGKRIGGIEGALISFAVGLLCLSLAVLFLGKGNLSQVTHVPKPWLIGGALGAIGVTCSILSVQRIGVAGTLTAAVVGQILVGLTIDHFGLLGVRRTPLDFSRVLGVILMLSGLYFVLRQNL encoded by the coding sequence ATGAAAGGACTATTTGTTTTGGTTGCCCTTTGCGGCGGGATGGTGATGGGGATTCAGACCCCTATTAATGGAGCTTTAGGAAAACGAATCGGTGGAATTGAAGGAGCACTGATCTCTTTTGCAGTAGGCTTGCTCTGTCTGTCCTTGGCGGTATTGTTTTTGGGCAAGGGTAATCTCAGTCAAGTCACCCATGTTCCAAAACCATGGCTCATTGGCGGAGCACTGGGTGCCATTGGTGTTACATGCTCCATTTTGTCGGTGCAAAGAATAGGGGTAGCGGGAACTCTGACCGCCGCTGTTGTCGGTCAGATTCTGGTAGGGTTAACCATTGATCATTTCGGTCTGCTGGGAGTGAGGAGAACCCCTCTGGACTTCTCCCGGGTATTGGGTGTTATACTGATGCTGAGTGGTCTTTATTTTGTGCTAAGACAGAATTTGTAA
- a CDS encoding N-acyl-D-amino-acid deacylase family protein, which yields MEGLTMKTLLKNGFIVDGSAAPGYYGDLLIENDKIMSIGNLGDVEADRVIDVEGHVIAPGFIDTHSHSDIQILTDPEVLPKVMQGITTEVLGQDGISLVPLPQQYIQSWRKNLAGLDGDSDDIHWEDLATTEDYLQAIEEARPGLNACYLVPHGNIRMKAMGLDNREPTEEEIQKMREITRREMESGAFGVSTGLIYMPCAYSGMNEVVEICKVAAEYDGVFVVHQRSEADDIINSMKEVIEIGRQSGIKVHWSHFKVCGKPNWSKIDRQIELLKEARAEGIQVSFDQYPYVAGSTMLGVILPPWAHDGGTDKLLKRLEDPELRTKMIHDIEHGIPGWDNFVDFAGLDGIYVTSVKNKKNEDVIGLNLVQIGELRGKDPYDAVFDLLYEEENAVGMYDYYGKEEHVIRFMTMPEQNVCTDGLLGGKPHPRVYGSFPRVLGKYVREQKALSLEEAVRKMTGKPAEVFGLKERGLLREGYFADICIFDRDTIIDKGDFTNPARYPEGIDYVLINGQIVIDHGKHTGFRAGSVLRR from the coding sequence ATGGAGGGTCTGACTATGAAAACTTTACTGAAAAACGGTTTTATTGTTGATGGCAGTGCTGCTCCCGGCTATTATGGCGATCTACTTATCGAAAATGACAAGATTATGAGTATCGGAAATCTTGGCGATGTTGAGGCCGATCGGGTCATCGATGTAGAAGGGCATGTTATCGCCCCAGGTTTTATTGATACTCATAGTCATTCAGATATACAGATTCTGACCGATCCGGAAGTTCTGCCGAAGGTTATGCAGGGTATCACAACGGAGGTATTGGGGCAGGACGGTATTTCTTTGGTTCCGCTACCTCAACAATATATTCAGTCCTGGCGTAAGAACCTTGCTGGATTGGACGGAGACAGTGACGATATCCATTGGGAAGACTTGGCGACAACTGAAGACTATCTGCAGGCAATTGAAGAGGCACGCCCCGGTCTTAATGCGTGCTATCTGGTACCCCATGGAAATATCCGTATGAAGGCCATGGGGTTGGATAATAGAGAGCCAACCGAAGAAGAAATTCAAAAGATGAGAGAGATTACCCGACGGGAAATGGAATCCGGTGCTTTTGGAGTTTCTACCGGTTTGATTTATATGCCCTGCGCTTATTCCGGGATGAACGAGGTGGTTGAGATATGCAAAGTAGCAGCAGAATATGATGGAGTATTTGTCGTTCATCAGCGCAGTGAAGCGGATGATATCATAAACTCAATGAAGGAAGTTATCGAAATCGGCAGACAAAGCGGCATTAAGGTGCATTGGTCGCATTTTAAAGTTTGTGGAAAGCCCAACTGGAGCAAGATCGATCGTCAGATTGAACTCCTCAAGGAAGCAAGGGCTGAAGGTATCCAGGTATCATTTGACCAGTACCCTTATGTTGCCGGCAGCACCATGCTGGGAGTCATCCTTCCTCCTTGGGCCCATGACGGCGGTACGGACAAACTGCTTAAGCGTCTGGAAGATCCGGAATTGCGCACTAAGATGATCCATGATATTGAACATGGTATTCCCGGGTGGGATAACTTTGTTGATTTTGCAGGTCTGGACGGCATCTATGTAACCAGTGTTAAAAATAAAAAGAACGAAGATGTCATTGGTCTGAATCTTGTCCAGATTGGAGAGCTGCGCGGCAAGGATCCCTACGATGCCGTATTTGATCTTCTTTACGAGGAAGAAAATGCTGTTGGCATGTATGATTATTATGGGAAAGAAGAGCATGTTATCCGTTTCATGACTATGCCTGAGCAGAATGTCTGCACAGATGGCTTGCTGGGCGGTAAACCCCATCCCCGTGTCTACGGGTCGTTCCCACGTGTGTTGGGTAAATATGTCCGCGAACAAAAGGCACTCTCTCTGGAAGAAGCTGTCCGCAAGATGACAGGTAAACCGGCAGAAGTCTTTGGGTTGAAGGAGAGAGGTTTGCTGCGGGAAGGGTACTTTGCCGATATTTGCATCTTCGATCGGGACACGATTATTGATAAAGGGGATTTCACGAATCCTGCCCGGTATCCGGAAGGGATCGACTACGTTTTGATCAATGGCCAGATTGTTATCGATCACGGCAAGCATACCGGATTTCGTGCCGGATCCGTGCTGCGTAGATAA
- a CDS encoding BON domain-containing protein, with amino-acid sequence MQKSRPEQDVHEDIKILIQTHFGESGQGIHIEVKGDKVSLWGTVDSLAEKDFIGQRIGRIDGVKELDNSLTVANDGKITDKDIEKQVVERFAQSNFEEIMHLGCRASKGIVTLLGHLETQSSERLAKRIASQVRGVKEVRSEIDFLEKAVDDATLVNRVENALVASPWVNAHEIKTSARNGLITLTGMVNTQEEMEWAVDTAYQVPGVKAVVSEIFSRHRSQGEDLYMTEQLVRKLGQHGMTSQLVRAFVQDGIAYMTGEVYSDEDRRWAESMGQHVEGIKSINSSIKVAAHSSK; translated from the coding sequence ATGCAAAAATCACGACCGGAACAGGATGTTCATGAAGACATAAAAATTCTTATCCAAACTCACTTTGGGGAATCAGGCCAAGGAATCCATATTGAAGTCAAAGGGGATAAAGTTTCCCTATGGGGGACAGTGGATAGTCTTGCTGAAAAAGACTTTATCGGGCAAAGAATTGGCCGCATCGACGGTGTAAAAGAGCTGGATAATTCTCTGACGGTTGCCAACGACGGAAAAATCACCGATAAAGATATTGAAAAGCAAGTGGTTGAGCGTTTTGCTCAATCTAATTTTGAAGAGATCATGCATTTAGGGTGCCGGGCAAGCAAAGGGATTGTGACTTTGCTTGGACATCTGGAGACGCAAAGCAGTGAGCGGCTGGCGAAACGAATTGCTTCTCAGGTTAGAGGGGTAAAAGAAGTTCGTAGTGAAATTGATTTCCTGGAAAAGGCTGTGGACGATGCCACCCTTGTTAACCGTGTTGAAAATGCCCTAGTAGCTTCTCCATGGGTGAATGCCCATGAAATCAAAACATCGGCTCGCAATGGTCTGATTACGCTTACGGGAATGGTTAATACCCAAGAGGAGATGGAATGGGCAGTGGATACAGCCTATCAAGTACCAGGGGTTAAAGCTGTGGTCAGCGAGATCTTCTCCCGTCATCGTTCTCAAGGTGAGGATCTCTATATGACGGAACAACTCGTACGCAAGCTGGGGCAGCATGGCATGACATCTCAACTTGTGCGGGCCTTTGTTCAGGATGGCATAGCTTATATGACAGGTGAGGTCTATTCCGATGAAGATCGAAGATGGGCTGAATCCATGGGACAGCATGTGGAGGGGATCAAGAGCATCAATAGCTCGATTAAAGTGGCCGCCCACTCCAGCAAATAA
- a CDS encoding DUF1540 domain-containing protein — MSVQLKCDAVNCVYNRSHLCSAEEIEVQGGETTGGDATFCGTFSSKSLGNFVSSLGNMNYSGSLKQAVSAEPIMDPKVHCNAVNCTYNDQRYCHADQVEIRNEVSHTAEETECQTFYPKMS; from the coding sequence ATGAGCGTTCAGTTAAAATGTGATGCCGTCAATTGCGTGTATAACCGTAGTCATCTGTGTTCTGCTGAGGAGATCGAGGTGCAGGGAGGGGAGACCACGGGTGGAGATGCTACGTTCTGCGGAACCTTCAGCTCGAAAAGCCTTGGTAACTTTGTCTCTTCGCTGGGAAATATGAATTACAGCGGAAGCTTAAAGCAGGCGGTATCAGCGGAGCCGATCATGGACCCTAAGGTTCATTGCAATGCGGTGAACTGTACCTATAACGACCAGCGATACTGCCATGCTGACCAAGTTGAGATTCGCAATGAGGTTTCCCACACAGCAGAAGAAACAGAATGTCAAACGTTCTACCCTAAAATGAGTTAA
- a CDS encoding cytosine permease, with protein sequence MNSPNRSASLRSPELMPAGKSERTMSLADYFILWAGMTINVVAFSLGAQYYNNGDGLSAWTMVFVILIGYGIVTALTALIGDIGTLYGVPFAVYARAPFGYKGSSIAGLLRAVPALYWFGFQTWVGAAALNYIMEILFGFSNLTLMIIAFAVFQVVNAMYGLKAMAKFDWIAIPALAILFVAIAIAIGNAYGVTVTDIMATKGNGNMSVIYAISGIAGGWITMALNGSDLARQIEHVPNYEKKGLLARNKRALIGQFFGLMVIGVICMLIGMAAGITTGEWDLNAICVKLFDSNFGLILALIAVVFAQWSTNTVGNLMPPSYVLISIFPKLNFKVASIICGVIAVAMQPWKIQNSGTFLVDMQVYISTMLGPVMGILLADYFIIRKCKLNVQDLYTAGGQYQYNNGFNMSAVIALVAGFGLSFISSTYAFFIGLLVAPVVYVVLMKNFTMKKHDQKIGQVIEFNEDIQ encoded by the coding sequence ATGAATTCTCCAAACCGCTCGGCTTCTTTAAGAAGCCCTGAATTAATGCCAGCAGGTAAGTCTGAAAGAACAATGTCATTAGCGGACTACTTTATTCTTTGGGCAGGTATGACGATTAACGTAGTAGCTTTCTCCCTTGGCGCACAGTATTATAACAATGGCGATGGTCTCAGTGCTTGGACGATGGTTTTTGTGATTCTTATCGGTTACGGTATAGTGACTGCCCTAACAGCACTGATTGGGGATATCGGGACCCTTTATGGCGTACCTTTTGCAGTATATGCCCGCGCGCCCTTTGGTTACAAAGGTTCATCCATTGCCGGTCTGCTGCGTGCGGTTCCGGCTCTGTATTGGTTCGGTTTTCAAACTTGGGTCGGTGCGGCTGCTTTAAACTATATTATGGAAATTCTTTTCGGCTTTAGCAATTTAACCTTAATGATCATTGCCTTTGCCGTATTTCAGGTGGTTAATGCTATGTACGGTCTAAAGGCGATGGCGAAATTTGACTGGATCGCCATTCCGGCACTGGCCATTCTTTTTGTGGCCATTGCTATCGCCATCGGAAATGCCTACGGTGTCACTGTTACCGATATTATGGCCACAAAGGGTAACGGCAACATGTCTGTCATTTATGCTATTTCCGGTATCGCCGGGGGCTGGATCACCATGGCCCTGAATGGTTCCGACTTGGCTCGCCAGATCGAGCATGTACCCAACTATGAGAAAAAAGGTTTACTGGCCCGTAACAAGCGTGCTTTAATCGGTCAGTTTTTCGGTCTGATGGTGATCGGCGTAATTTGCATGCTGATTGGTATGGCAGCAGGAATCACGACGGGTGAATGGGATTTGAACGCAATCTGTGTGAAGCTCTTTGACAGCAATTTCGGCTTGATTCTGGCGTTAATCGCTGTGGTATTTGCTCAATGGTCTACAAACACTGTCGGTAATCTGATGCCCCCTTCCTATGTTCTCATCAGCATTTTTCCCAAGCTTAACTTTAAAGTGGCGTCAATTATTTGCGGTGTGATTGCAGTAGCCATGCAACCGTGGAAAATTCAAAACTCCGGTACATTCCTTGTTGATATGCAGGTCTATATCTCCACAATGCTTGGACCGGTGATGGGAATTTTGCTGGCCGACTATTTCATTATCAGAAAATGCAAGCTCAATGTTCAGGATTTATACACTGCTGGCGGGCAGTATCAGTATAATAACGGATTCAATATGAGTGCAGTAATTGCTTTGGTGGCCGGTTTCGGATTGAGCTTCATCAGCAGTACCTATGCATTTTTCATCGGTCTGCTTGTGGCTCCGGTTGTCTACGTTGTCCTGATGAAGAATTTTACAATGAAGAAACATGATCAAAAAATCGGGCAGGTTATCGAATTTAATGAAGATATTCAATAA
- a CDS encoding DNA translocase FtsK, whose product MSKRKRKTLPVRQVVAIVLAILGFLALLGELGFTAVGKGLYNLMKYPLGEKVWLAPLVFFVLAIGVWVSALWGRKQGARPKGKQSYPRGKTREKVKRTNLQEERGEETFFPQGMELPKGKLVPLKGFKEYFSTDLEMKPMEPLTELDDLGRDFDTYFTEGKDISFKPIGTRLTTLQGFSSYFDEVSSEIEEEIRNIEPALPSKRQWEKPDITGLEPDRYPGQVAQLLKNERRMPQGISTEERAALLGKPLQTPAYNSEPSREEPWSEAAHKKENPKVLQEKMDLVRSIAPSLVKKESVKKIDFEPLAKAPAYEEATLSEASLLSEEEPIIREELISREEPRIQEDLVPQFEQKIEEQVPAINLEGNAVNFHGENEEDKAIEPKLKTTEALKKAKAWSLPSFALLDPLPQVTVVHDQDTQKHLEKVLEDFGVQAKVIRVARGPVITRYELAPAPGVKISRIVNLADDIALGLAARDVRIEAPIPGKSAIGIEVPNKHPRAVPFREVLETPEFKEGSAKLRIALGKDIGNQSIVANLAKMPHLLVAGATGSGKSVCITAIINSLLFNTRPDEVKFLMVDPKMVELSLYNGIPHLLAPVVTDPKKASAALKWVVKEMETRYELFAASGVRDIERYNQMKAAEAGQESGAKAEPLAPAMPWIVVIIDELADLMMVAADEVEEAICRLAQMARAAGIHLVIATQRPSVDVITGVIKANIPSRISFAVSSQIDSRTILDSTGAEKLLGRGDMLYSPQGMNKPMRVQGCMVADDEVQKVITHWKSQGSPEYLDPEGFLNAGSSGKSEGVGPDDELFMEAGHLIITTGMASVSYLQRKLKLGYARAARLIDLLEEHGVVGGYEGSKPRQILLTMDEFEERFG is encoded by the coding sequence GTGTCGAAAAGGAAAAGAAAAACCCTGCCTGTTCGGCAAGTGGTTGCTATAGTATTGGCAATATTAGGATTCTTAGCCCTGCTGGGGGAATTAGGTTTCACTGCAGTCGGTAAGGGGCTTTATAATTTGATGAAATATCCTCTTGGAGAAAAGGTTTGGCTTGCCCCCTTGGTCTTTTTTGTGTTGGCCATTGGTGTATGGGTATCGGCTCTTTGGGGGCGGAAGCAGGGAGCCAGGCCAAAGGGAAAACAGTCTTATCCCCGGGGTAAAACCAGGGAAAAGGTGAAAAGGACAAATCTTCAGGAAGAGCGCGGGGAGGAAACTTTCTTTCCTCAAGGTATGGAGCTGCCAAAAGGGAAGCTTGTTCCCTTAAAAGGATTTAAAGAATATTTCTCCACAGATTTAGAGATGAAGCCCATGGAGCCTTTGACAGAGCTTGATGACCTGGGCCGGGATTTCGATACATATTTCACAGAAGGTAAAGATATTTCCTTTAAACCCATTGGTACACGCCTGACAACACTGCAGGGATTCTCGAGTTATTTTGATGAGGTAAGTTCCGAAATAGAGGAAGAAATAAGGAATATTGAGCCTGCTTTGCCCAGTAAACGCCAGTGGGAAAAACCGGACATTACCGGCTTGGAGCCTGATCGCTATCCGGGACAAGTGGCCCAGTTGCTAAAGAACGAGCGGAGAATGCCCCAAGGGATTTCCACCGAAGAACGTGCAGCTTTACTGGGCAAGCCCCTGCAGACTCCTGCCTATAATTCGGAACCTTCCCGGGAAGAGCCATGGAGCGAAGCGGCTCACAAAAAGGAAAACCCCAAAGTGCTGCAGGAAAAGATGGATTTGGTGCGCAGTATTGCCCCCAGCCTGGTCAAGAAAGAAAGCGTGAAAAAAATTGATTTCGAACCCTTGGCAAAAGCCCCTGCTTATGAAGAAGCGACCCTTTCTGAGGCCTCTCTCCTTTCAGAAGAAGAACCTATTATAAGAGAAGAACTTATTTCAAGAGAAGAACCTAGAATCCAGGAAGATCTTGTCCCACAATTTGAGCAGAAGATTGAAGAACAAGTGCCTGCAATCAATCTGGAAGGCAACGCAGTTAATTTTCATGGGGAGAATGAAGAAGATAAGGCTATTGAACCTAAGCTAAAGACCACGGAGGCGTTGAAGAAGGCCAAGGCTTGGAGTTTGCCTTCCTTTGCATTACTGGATCCGCTTCCTCAGGTCACAGTGGTTCATGACCAGGATACCCAAAAACATCTGGAGAAGGTGTTGGAAGATTTCGGGGTTCAGGCTAAGGTCATCCGCGTGGCCCGGGGGCCGGTGATCACTCGCTATGAGCTGGCGCCTGCTCCTGGGGTGAAGATCAGCCGCATTGTCAATTTAGCAGATGATATTGCTTTGGGGTTAGCTGCCCGGGACGTGCGCATTGAAGCGCCGATTCCCGGCAAATCCGCTATTGGCATCGAAGTGCCCAATAAGCACCCCAGAGCTGTGCCTTTCCGCGAAGTTCTGGAGACACCGGAATTTAAGGAAGGGTCAGCTAAGCTGCGCATTGCTTTAGGGAAAGATATCGGCAATCAATCCATTGTGGCTAATTTAGCTAAGATGCCTCATTTGCTGGTAGCCGGAGCCACGGGTTCAGGAAAGAGCGTATGTATTACCGCTATCATCAATTCACTGCTCTTTAATACCCGTCCCGATGAGGTCAAATTTCTGATGGTGGATCCTAAAATGGTGGAATTGAGTCTTTATAATGGAATTCCCCACCTTTTGGCCCCTGTGGTGACAGACCCTAAAAAAGCCTCTGCCGCCCTGAAATGGGTGGTCAAGGAAATGGAAACCCGCTATGAATTGTTTGCCGCTTCCGGTGTACGGGATATTGAACGGTATAATCAAATGAAGGCGGCGGAGGCTGGGCAGGAAAGCGGGGCCAAAGCTGAGCCTCTTGCCCCGGCTATGCCTTGGATTGTGGTTATTATTGATGAATTGGCGGATTTAATGATGGTAGCAGCCGATGAGGTGGAAGAAGCCATTTGCCGCCTGGCACAGATGGCCAGAGCTGCCGGAATCCATTTGGTCATCGCCACCCAAAGACCTTCAGTGGATGTTATCACCGGGGTGATTAAGGCTAATATTCCCAGCCGGATTTCCTTTGCCGTAAGTTCACAGATCGACTCCAGAACCATCCTTGATTCTACCGGAGCCGAAAAACTCTTGGGAAGAGGAGATATGCTCTATTCGCCCCAAGGTATGAATAAGCCCATGCGGGTTCAAGGCTGTATGGTTGCCGATGATGAAGTTCAGAAAGTGATAACACACTGGAAGTCCCAGGGATCACCTGAGTATCTGGATCCGGAAGGATTTTTGAACGCGGGCTCTTCGGGAAAAAGTGAAGGTGTCGGACCGGATGATGAGCTTTTTATGGAGGCAGGCCATCTGATCATTACTACAGGTATGGCTTCCGTTTCCTATTTGCAAAGAAAATTAAAATTGGGCTATGCCCGGGCTGCCCGTTTGATTGATTTGCTCGAGGAGCATGGGGTAGTGGGAGGATATGAAGGCAGTAAGCCCCGCCAAATCCTCTTGACAATGGATGAATTTGAAGAACGCTTTGGTTGA
- the hydA gene encoding dihydropyrimidinase: MYDLIIKNGTVVSPSSSTICDVAIKDDKIVGLGFYEAAEGIRTIDATGKYVMPGVIEAHMHCMAPFQGCLGANTFYQQSVSGAFGGVTMFMDFANVFPGKSVLEAVKERRAEMEESAIDFSVHGKFVKSPPELVEEIPQLAEYGVPTFKMFMTYKKEGVMIDEETMLKVFEKAKEVGGLPMLHCEDNTMAEDAIEKVKKIGDLSWVNFAKTKPQKCEAAAFERACRLAEYVDCPVMVVHTTHKEALDVARRAHESGFPIYVETGPHYLTLFDDNYEKEEGYLYLCSPPLRTPQDAEDLWQGLQDGTISVTGSDDCTFDTNEKAAFLEKDENGKYIQDFTKVVNGMSGLEVRLPILLSEGAGKGRLTINQVCALTSTNVAKIYGCYPQKGIIAPGSDADLVIVDMAQEVTLSKDILHNNISYCLHEGFKVKGYPIMTIARGKVIVENGEFRGEKGAGQFIKRKIDSKYLERFGLD; the protein is encoded by the coding sequence ATGTACGATCTTATCATTAAGAACGGAACCGTTGTTTCCCCGTCATCCAGCACAATATGTGATGTAGCCATAAAAGATGACAAAATTGTCGGTCTTGGGTTTTATGAAGCCGCTGAAGGAATTCGAACCATTGATGCGACAGGAAAGTATGTTATGCCTGGTGTGATCGAAGCCCACATGCACTGCATGGCCCCTTTTCAAGGATGTTTAGGCGCCAATACCTTCTATCAACAGAGCGTCAGCGGTGCTTTCGGCGGGGTAACCATGTTTATGGATTTTGCCAATGTTTTTCCGGGAAAATCCGTTTTGGAAGCTGTCAAAGAACGCAGGGCGGAGATGGAGGAATCTGCCATAGACTTTAGTGTCCACGGAAAGTTTGTCAAGTCTCCTCCCGAGCTGGTGGAAGAAATCCCCCAACTGGCCGAGTACGGCGTACCGACCTTTAAAATGTTTATGACCTACAAAAAGGAAGGGGTCATGATCGATGAGGAGACCATGCTCAAAGTCTTTGAAAAAGCAAAGGAAGTGGGCGGTCTGCCCATGCTCCACTGTGAGGACAATACCATGGCGGAAGATGCCATCGAAAAAGTAAAGAAAATCGGCGATCTGAGTTGGGTTAACTTCGCAAAGACCAAGCCTCAGAAGTGCGAAGCAGCAGCCTTTGAACGGGCATGCAGACTTGCGGAGTATGTGGACTGCCCCGTTATGGTGGTCCATACAACCCATAAAGAAGCGTTGGATGTTGCCCGCCGTGCCCATGAATCAGGATTTCCCATCTATGTGGAGACCGGTCCCCACTATCTTACCTTGTTCGATGATAATTATGAAAAGGAAGAGGGGTATTTATACCTATGCTCTCCTCCGCTGCGCACGCCCCAGGATGCTGAAGACTTATGGCAGGGGCTGCAGGATGGTACAATATCCGTCACCGGCTCTGACGACTGCACGTTTGACACTAATGAAAAAGCAGCCTTTCTTGAAAAAGACGAAAACGGCAAGTATATTCAGGATTTCACCAAGGTAGTCAATGGCATGTCCGGATTGGAGGTTCGCTTGCCGATTCTTCTTTCTGAGGGAGCAGGGAAAGGACGCCTGACGATCAACCAGGTTTGTGCCCTGACCAGCACCAATGTTGCTAAGATCTATGGCTGCTACCCACAGAAAGGTATCATCGCCCCTGGGTCTGATGCGGATCTGGTTATTGTGGATATGGCTCAGGAGGTAACTCTATCTAAGGATATTCTCCACAACAATATCAGTTATTGCTTGCATGAAGGCTTCAAGGTAAAGGGTTACCCTATTATGACGATCGCCCGGGGGAAAGTCATTGTAGAAAACGGTGAATTTAGAGGAGAAAAAGGTGCCGGTCAATTTATTAAACGAAAAATCGATTCAAAATATCTGGAGAGATTTGGTCTTGATTAA